A region of the Peredibacter starrii genome:
TTGTAAGATTTACTCAATCTTGGCTTACTAAAGCTGAAGCTTATTCTGAAGAAAATGTTTCTGGCTGTTATGATAAGTTTTTTACCTTGTTTGTAGTTTATAATAGGCTTTATGCTGAGGCTACCTTCCACTTGTCTCGACTAGGGCAGATTGATATCGAAAGCCGCGAAGCTTTTCCGGATACGAATGCAGGCCTTAAATACATCATTACATTTCTAACTCCTGAATATATCCAGCAGAGACTTGATGCCGAAACCGCCGCTGCAATTGAAACAATCAAGTCCTTGATTGAAAGTGAAAGGTTTCATATTGTTTTAGATATGAGAGATGGATCTGTTCGAAGAGACAAAGACATGGAGTTATTGAAATGGCTTAGTTCGGAAAACATTAAGCATAAAGCAAATGGTTTAGCGTTATTACTTTATAGTGTTAGATGCAATATGTTTCATGGGAACAAATCATATGAACCAGTTCAGGTTGAGCTACTAAGACCTGTAATCATAATTCTAAAATTCTTCATTAGGATCACGCAAGACAAGCTAATGACCTAGCTTTGTACTAGCACCTGCAAATCACAAACGTTCGTTCCAGTAGGTCCAGTCTTCAAAAGTCCTTGGACCTTCTGGAAAAAATGATAAGAATCGTTCCTTTCCAGATACTCACTAACTTCAGCTTCGGCCTTATTGTAAATCTCCTCGGTTGCATACGCTCCTGCCGCATCCGTTGGACCATCGGTTCCATCAGTTGAAGCAGCTAAGAAAGCCACTCCGGAAGGCCAGCTCTCACGTTTTTCCATTTCTGATAGAAACGCCAAGGCCATCTCTTGATTACGTCCGCCTTTACCGTTTCCTTTAAGTGTTACAGTGGTTTCTCCACCGGCGAGATAACATACGCCTTTTTCAAGTTTATCTACGACTGAGGCAAATAAGTGTGCCGCATCTTTGGCTTCACCTGTTAGCCGTTCAGATAAGATGACTGTCTTATACCCAAGTCTTTTGGCCTCTGCTTCTGCCGCCGCCAGCGCAAGTCGATTAGATCCAATAACTAAATTATGCAAATTAGCAGGACCAACTTCACCCGGCTCAGGAACCGTAATCCCTGAAGCAATCGTATGAAGATCATCACCCAACACATCTGACAAAATTAAATTCAACGAAGTAGCAGACGCAATGACTTTCGCGAGCTTCCCACCTTTAATCTTAGAGAGACTCTTTCTAACTTTATTGATCTCTTGAATCGTGGCCCCAGTTGCAAGTAACTCTTTGGTCTTTGCTTGCTTCTGGGCCAATGTCACTCCATCAATCGGAAGTGCGGCCAATGCCGATGCTCCACCAGAGATAAGACCAATAACTAAATCATCAGCTTTTGCTTTTTCACAAAACTCATACAATTTCCTACCAGCTTCAACACTTCGCTCATCCGGAACCGGATGAGAAGATTCAAGCTGAAAAAAATGAGAGGGAAGTGATTCACTGTGACCATCTTTCGTAATTATAAGTCCGGCATCAATCCGCTTTCCAAGAACATCGATAAGTCCTAAAGCCATTCTTGACGAGGCCTTGCCGACTCCAAATACGAAGATTCTCTTGTAAGCTTTCAGATCAAAACTTTTACCCTGAACAGTAAGAACTTCACCATCTAACTTCAAAGTCTGCCCAAGCATACTCCTTGAATCGACTCGATTGAGCCCGGCCCTAAAAATCTTTTCAGCATCTTGAGCAGCTTTATTCATACGAAGAAACTCAATAACCATGCAACAAGGAAGGCCACTGTTCCTTCAACGAACGTTGCCGTTGAAAATACTCGGTATGCCGTTCCCACTTCTAAATTAGAAAACTGAGAAACTACCCAAAAATAAGAATCATTTGCGTGTGAAACTACCATCGCACCTGCACCAATCACTACAACCGTAAGCGCAGGGTGAAGTCCAAGTGTTGCCATGAGTGGTGCCATAATAGTTGAAGTCGTAATGATCGCAACTGTCGATGAACCCTGAGCAGTTTTAAGTGCCGCCGAAATCATAAACGGTAAGAATAAACCAAGTCCAAGTTTCGGATCGGCCAGAACTGTACTTACATAATCCTTAAGTGGTGAAACACTCAGAATCTTACCAAGCGATCCACCAGCACCTGTAATCACAAGAATCAGGGCCGCGTCCTTGATCCCTTCACTGGTCCAAGTCGAAAGTGCTTCAGTCCATTCTTTCTTAGACTGAAGAAGAGTAAACGAAAGAAACATCCCGATGATCAAGGCCACAACTGGATCTCCAATGAACTGAGCAACAGAAGTTAATGCCCCATCACCAAATGGCTTTGAAGGAAGATCGGCCACAGATTTACCAACGATTAAAATAATTGGTCCAATGATCGGAAGAAACGAAAGCCATGGAGAAGGAAGTTTTCCATAACGATCAATGAGTGTTTGATAAGATTCAGACGCTGGGACTGGTGCCGGAAAACGATTACCAATCTTAGTAGCAAAGAACCAGGCCGCAAGTGCGGCCGGAATTGCGGCCATCGTTCCGAAGAGAATAACCATTCCAATGTCAGCATTTAAAGCACCTGAAGCGGCCAAAGGACCCGGAGTAGGTGGAACCATCGTGTGAGTAGCATAAAGACCAGTTGCCAATGCTACTGCCATAACCACCATTGAAGTTGATGATTCCTTTGCTAATGCCTGATTAAGCGGGTTCATAATAACAAAGCCCGAATCACAGAAAACAGGAATAGAAACCACAACACCGGCCGCATTCATAGCAAGAGATGAGCGCTCTTTTCCAACGATCTTCAAAATAGACCGAGTCATTGATAAAGCAGCACCTGTTTTCTCCAAGGTGAGACCCATGATAGTTCCGGCAACGATCACGATACCAATATTTGTAAGCGTTCCCCCGAAGCCTTCTTTTACCAGCTTGATTACTTCCAGAGGTGGAAGACCGATAGCAACTCCATAGGCAATGGCCACACCAATCAGGACAAGAAAGGCGTTTACCTTATATTTTCCAGTTAGAATGACAATTAGACCTACTGCCATTAAGAGCATAATGAGCGCAATCTGACCTGATACCACGAAGCCTCCTGTCTATTAATTCCTTATATTTATCAATGCTATACGAGACAGCGCATTAGAGAAATCTTAATAGTCTTACTTTTAATCATTCTTTGAGAACAATGTCTGGCGGCCGGAGGTACACTTTTTGATGGTGATTCCGCGGAATTGTAAATTTTTAATCATAATCATGAAATCTTGAGCTAGAATTTATGTGTCGGAGATACTTCTATGAATTTCTCATTTAAGAAAGCTTGTCCCCACTGTAGTCAGAGTCTGAAATTCAGAGTCGGTGACAACTACAAAAAAATGATTGTTTGTACTCATTGCAATCAAGAGCTTGGATTTCACTGCTCGCGAAACATCTATTTCTATGGCTTCAGTACTTGTTTTTGGATTGTGGTCTCTTTCTTCTTACTTAAAAATTATCCGCTAGTACTTACAACTCTTGCGATTCTTCTGTTCTGTAGCGCTATTTTCACAAGTATCCCTCTTTCACGTCTGATTAAAGGTGAAGAGAAGGCCTATCGACCTTTTATCCCGGCCTTTCAAATGATTCTTCTGGGAACAGTTGTTAATACATTTATCCTAACTCTTGGGATTATGGTGTACACAAAAGTATCCTGAAAACTAGAAGCCTCTCATTCTCGGACTCGAATTATAGATATTCGTGTTGTAAGGCGCTTCCTCTTCTTTTTGAATGAAGTCCTCATCTCTTGGTTGAGTGCCTGGCTGTCCAGTGTATGGATTTACATTTCCTCGTGTACTGTAGTTGTCGTTACGTGTTTCATTGGGATCTGTTTTATAATGACCTTGCACAAAGGTACCATCTGATTGTGTGTAAGGATCAACGTATTGATCGGCAAGAGCAGCAAATGAGAAGAATGAAAGTCCTAGTAGTATAAGTTTCATAACATCTCCTTCATTCATAATCGTATCACTCAGTGACCATTAATTGAATTTAACTTCGTTTTCCTATCTCCCGGAATGTATTTACGTAAACGAAAATTAATAATTTTTTCCTTACGTTTCGCTAAGGCCGGGAGCAGAATGGATATATGAACTCGAGGCCATAAATCTTGATTTCTTTTTTCCCTCTCTCAGAATACTAAACCACATCAAGAATTCATGGCCTACTAACTCAGGAGTGTATATGAGCTCAAGGCCCTTTGATTATTTCCACGACTCTCTTTTGTCTCAATATAGGGAGCTGATCCGTGAGGCGATTCTGGAGAGTGAGATTGACCACAAATTGCACATCGATATGAATATTCTTTCAATTAAAGTTCAGAACATCATTCATGCGGCCTTAATTGATGGTATTTCAGAATTAGAGGTGAGGGGACTTCTGGCAGAAGCACAGAGGTTTGAAGGACGAACATTAAAAGTTGTCTAAGAAAAAGGCCCTCGATTGAGGGCCTTATCTTTTTAAAGAGTCGTTTGAAGTTGCTGGGCTTCTTTCAAATGATCCTGAACGTGACCTTTAGTTGTTTGTAACATGGTCTTCAACTGATCATTTTTAGCATTAGGGATAAGTTCTGTATCAAGCTTCTTGAGAGTGTCCTGATGCATTTGAATTTGAGCATTCATATAAGCTTTGTCGAAATTCTTAGCGTCCATTCCTTTTAGGTTTTCAATTGTATTCTCAGCTTTCGTTTTGGTTTTTACAGAAGGCTTACTTTCAGCAAGCTTGAGATTTTCTTTCTTCTGCAAAGACATGGCACGCTCATTATTATTTGTGTGGGCATTGAACATTTTTTCTGAGAAAGACTTCACTTTTTCATTTGTTGATTTTGTCTTCCCCACAGTACTTAGATTCATTTCTTCTGTGTTGACCGTCATGAGCATGTTCATGATTTCGGCATCATTCTTGGG
Encoded here:
- a CDS encoding glycerate kinase type-2 family protein, encoding MVIEFLRMNKAAQDAEKIFRAGLNRVDSRSMLGQTLKLDGEVLTVQGKSFDLKAYKRIFVFGVGKASSRMALGLIDVLGKRIDAGLIITKDGHSESLPSHFFQLESSHPVPDERSVEAGRKLYEFCEKAKADDLVIGLISGGASALAALPIDGVTLAQKQAKTKELLATGATIQEINKVRKSLSKIKGGKLAKVIASATSLNLILSDVLGDDLHTIASGITVPEPGEVGPANLHNLVIGSNRLALAAAEAEAKRLGYKTVILSERLTGEAKDAAHLFASVVDKLEKGVCYLAGGETTVTLKGNGKGGRNQEMALAFLSEMEKRESWPSGVAFLAASTDGTDGPTDAAGAYATEEIYNKAEAEVSEYLERNDSYHFFQKVQGLLKTGPTGTNVCDLQVLVQS
- a CDS encoding GntP family permease, producing MVSGQIALIMLLMAVGLIVILTGKYKVNAFLVLIGVAIAYGVAIGLPPLEVIKLVKEGFGGTLTNIGIVIVAGTIMGLTLEKTGAALSMTRSILKIVGKERSSLAMNAAGVVVSIPVFCDSGFVIMNPLNQALAKESSTSMVVMAVALATGLYATHTMVPPTPGPLAASGALNADIGMVILFGTMAAIPAALAAWFFATKIGNRFPAPVPASESYQTLIDRYGKLPSPWLSFLPIIGPIILIVGKSVADLPSKPFGDGALTSVAQFIGDPVVALIIGMFLSFTLLQSKKEWTEALSTWTSEGIKDAALILVITGAGGSLGKILSVSPLKDYVSTVLADPKLGLGLFLPFMISAALKTAQGSSTVAIITTSTIMAPLMATLGLHPALTVVVIGAGAMVVSHANDSYFWVVSQFSNLEVGTAYRVFSTATFVEGTVAFLVAWLLSFFV
- a CDS encoding DUF4142 domain-containing protein; translation: MMKLTVLISSLLISGFTLAAAPKNDAEIMNMLMTVNTEEMNLSTVGKTKSTNEKVKSFSEKMFNAHTNNNERAMSLQKKENLKLAESKPSVKTKTKAENTIENLKGMDAKNFDKAYMNAQIQMHQDTLKKLDTELIPNAKNDQLKTMLQTTKGHVQDHLKEAQQLQTTL